The following is a genomic window from Malus sylvestris chromosome 7, drMalSylv7.2, whole genome shotgun sequence.
AATCCATCACTTGTAAAATACTATACGATAAAATGTTCTTATAACTCCTTCCttcaaaattcaattttcttACATAATATAATAAACTAATCTAAAGTATTCTTATGAACAAATAATGAATTGAACCAAATATCAATCAATCATTGTTGTCATGTTATGTTTTTGCAACTTGCAAAGAAAGAACCATTAATAATAATTAGGTTTTAATTCGACTGCGGGAGTGGATACTGACCATTAATAATAATTAGGTTTTAATTCGATTGGGGGAGTGGATACTGGTCTTGGTCTTGgttagggctggaaaaaaatctcaaaaatcccaaaccaaaccaaaaaaatcccgatcccaaaccaaaaaaatcccaaaccaaaattcccgaaattttcgggatgtaatcccaaaccaaaccgaaagtttcggtatgggattcggtattgcatttcattttttcggtattcccataccgaaccgaaaaaaaaaatatatatatatatatatatatataattttttaattataagagaATTATTTCAACCGTTGATTGTTTTGGATTTAATCTGTGTCGTTGATTTCTTTTTTAGGTCAGATCACATTTGAACATTTCAGTTCCTCCGTTCATTTGTTTCGAAGTGCAGCCCTAACCCTTAGCCTCCGGCCCTCACCAACGTCGTCCGTCCCTCACCAGACTGTCGAATTCCGACCAGCCACCGGCCCACCACCACACCATACTCTCGTCTCTGACTCTCCAGCCTTCCTTCACCACACAACCACCACTCTCTCTcgcgatctctctctctcatggtcACAGAACTGCATTGATTTGAGGGTTCTCTCTCACGGACAGAACTGGGGATCTCTCTCACGGTCTCACTTGGTTTTCTGaaattaggtaattaatttaGTTTTCTGAAATCTCTTTATCTCACTGTCACACACACACCTCTcgctctttctcttttcttttgcgATTTTGTCTCTTCACAGAATTTAGGCAGGTCTGTTGTGGTTTTCTAGGGAGCATTGATTCAAGGGTTATTAGTTGAAGTATTGCGTGAGTTTGGGTCAGAGAAGGTCATGCTGCAGCTTTCGGAGATGACATTGCAATTGAGTGTCTTGCCACAGAGTTTAAGCGAGAGATTTATGTGGTAAGGACAAGGAATGATTTTGATTGTTGctctgcattttttttcttttgcaatgGTGAAGTTTTTGCAATCTGTATGGGTGCAATTTCACATCACTATCGGTATAATTTTATACATGTTTGTATATCACCTCTTCTCTTATGacgttttgttgaatttttttaagtagTGCGAGTTACTCTTAGTTTCTGAACTTAATATTGAGTAAATGCTGAGTTCGAAAGCATGAGTGTCTAAAATAGTCTCACTCTAAAATCATTGAGTGAATGCTTATTTCGGAAGTTCAACTGTATTAACACTTATTGCACCAACTCCTGGGAAAGCTGAGTTGATATTTGAAGACTGCATTTTCCTACATTTTAATTTGTAAGATTTTAGTTTGGAATCATCAACACTTGTTtctgttttgagtcaaaaaGCTACCTCCCGCCTTGTCCGTGTGCCATATGCTGCTATAGGCAGAAAAGGATAGTTATTCTCAGTTCTAGTATTAGTACACAGGCTAAACCTGTTTTTTGTGCATTTGATCATTTTTCCATTGCACTTTGTCAACATCGGGATACTGGCAAGTATGGattggtgaagtttttgagcATGAACCGGATTATTCATTTTCTTATGAAGCATTCTTGTTTGAAACTCATCTTCTTACAGGTTCAAGCACATGGTTCAAATGCGATGGTTGATGAAGAGAATTGTGTTTTCTTCCTTCCCCACCGACCAAGGAGTCAAATTTGTGAACttcccttctttcttttcatgAAAGGAACAggtaaagaaaagaaagatcTTTGGCTGAAAATACATTTCTAGGCAGTTGATTAATTTTGTTCATTACCACTCTCAACCTACGTATAATTCTGAACATTTATTGTACAGGTTGGTGTGGTGCCCGAGCTGCTGGCCGGTCTTGTTGATCATCGTGCCGGCCGTATAAATCAAGTTTGAGGCTGGGCCGCTtgccaaaagcccaaaagcccaaaagcccaaaagcccaaaagcccaaaattatttcgggattcccgatttgtcccgaaatcccgaaactatttcgggattctcgaaaatttggtttgggatcggtattgaaattgggattcccgaaaatttcggtatgggaatcgggacaagggtttcggtatgggatcccataccgaaccacccctaattCTGCCTTCTAAAGTCAAGTCAAGAAGTCTTAATCAATAACGACATGCAACAACACACTAATTCGTAATAAATTTCATCTTTGCAAAACTTTGCACGAAAAGACCATCAACGATTCGGTTTTCCATTGATAGATATTGAAAAATGGAGTCTCTCCAATAGTCCAACTCTTTGGTATGGCCCCACAAAATTGAGAAGTGGATTTTTCGGAACAGAAAGATGGAAAAAGCTGCGTGGAAGGTGGGTGTGGGGTGGGTCCcacaatatttaattaattttaaatattaattttttaatttagttgGGTCAGGATATATGGGTTCCCCGCTTTCCACTTCATCATCTAACAATCAAACTTAACAGAAAATTTAACGGATATCTGATATTGTAATAAATTTgtaagataaggtatgacattgcattGTTTAAAACCTGAGGTATGAGCATggatttaaatatcgatattatcggcgaaatatcgccgataatatcgatttttCGAGGAATGGATATTTAAATAGGTATCCGTgtggttttcgtcaaaatatcgcgatattatcgataatatcgataatatcgcgatattttggaaatatcgagatattttGTTGAACGGTGCAATCGGACTCCGATATCGAAcgccggagaagaacgccggagatggtgtgcctatttccgagccgatttcgtcccaaaaaccttgcaaaaacatgATTTTTAACTTCAGTTTCACATATAAGCTTCAAATTTCACGCATGCATCAACGATTCAACATATGTGATGTCGGTTTAGGGCTTAGGGTTTCAATGGAATCTCACCTGAAAAATCGATGACTGGGCCAACTCCTTGCTCAGCGGCGCACCACCAGAGATGACTAAGCCAAGTCCGACTTCGCCAGAGCCACGATCAACGGCAgcgaaggatcgagagagtgggcgaaggatcgagagagtgggagaagggggagatttgtgtgtgtgtgggtcgaatggagaagggggagaagagaggtcaggcctcagagaagaagagagaaggatcgagggcctcagagaagaagagagaatgatCGAGAAGggggagatctgtgtgtgtgtgggtcgaatggagaagggggagaagagaggtcCGGCGCCTCAGactcagagaagaagagagaaggatcgagaatgagagagagagagagagagagagagccgtaTACGTGTGAgatatgtgtgcgtgtgtgatggcatgtctgtgtgtgtgtgtgcctcTGTGGTTGAGTGACCCCATCTGACTCACCTCATGAATTTTTCAATCACTTTTTACAATTGCAGACAATGGACAACGAATAATAGCATcacttttcattaattactacatattttctacactcacaatgtttgtcagatcgctatataatcaacttgataatgttaaatccatcatgcaatgcatttccttccaatgttttgtgataaactaatagataattgactaaataaacatcctacaaagtttcaataaaaatttccaagtttttcttacaatttctgtggtttccatgtaatttttatcgatatcgatattttaccaatatttccatcgatatttccgtgttttcggactaccgatatttccgatattaccgatattttcttccttgggtaTGAGATTATGGTTTGACTCATacttgaggtagttttatgtaatttatcatTATAAATTCGTTGAATCTACGGCTaagatctaatatgatcaaatccaacaataaaaaaaaatctaactgtTCAAATTTAATTCCAacagctaaaataatttaaaaaaaattatttcaatgtgtttcatattctttcatagtgttccACCAATTTCATGGTatcggtttagtgatttttcaacatttattgaaatttatttatttttaggttaaattattcataaaattaaagtagacatattttttttaaaggaaaactaacaagacataatttttttaaaggaaaactaataaaaaaaggcttgaaaactttgagttttaaccataaggacaaaataaagggtaaagtgaatggtactatgattgattttttagtgtaaaaatgtgatttttcgttaaagtgaacaatatcaggagcttttcgttaaagttcccattttTTAAAGCTATTTTAAGAAGAAAACAATTatcttaaattcattttttaataattttgtgCCAAAAATTTAACTCAGAAGAATTGAAGCAGAAAACTGTTTCGGAgctaaaacttaaattttatagattaacaattttaaattttaacccaaaagttAGAAATTGCCTAACAACACtcttttgaaatattttttttgcacTCTTAGCtaggagaaaaacttgtgtgggACTTGGCTTGCTACTGGACTTCGCTAAGTGGCACTACAATCCACTCAAAACTCACCAtgtggcaagtcttaaatataatcttttatcattcttttatatttaaattttttataattaaatttttaactaattaatatattatatatattaatgttatgtttctttttttttatttatttccccctattttttttcttcccaaatCCTCCCCCCCCCCACTTTGTTTTGCCGTAGGTCTTGGGTTTCAGTACTCCCtcccctttctttctttcccaatttcgtttctttctttccttaaaaaaaaaaaaaaaaagaagttatgtACCCACTTCAATTTATCATGGAAAGCAACCAAGAATCtgtaagtttcttttctttctttatacaATAGTTGCTTTgatcatgtgacatgaataacCCACATATATAGCTGTATTAgggttattttcttttcttttaattggGGGCTTTTGGGTTCGGGTTTGCGTAATAAGCTATATAACCTTCGTAATAAGTGGTGTCCTGCTTTTAGCTTAAATACTTTCTCTACAAAGATGAAATCCACTCAAAGAGTTGAGAGTACAAATAATGTTTTCCATCAAATGTGTACAAAGACAACAAGTATTATTGAGTTTATGCTTCACTATGAGAAAAAGCTAGAAGACATGCGTTTGACAGAGTTGTTTCGTTGCAAACAAGGTATGCCTCGTCTCAAAGTAGTTAGTGGAATTTTATGTCATGCAGCTGAGGCGTACACCAATAAAATATTCAATTTCTTTGACATTGAGTACATGAGCTGTTTGAAAGTAAGGTTAAGAGATGTTAGAAATGAAGAAGGAGTTACTATCTATGAAGCAACCGAAGAAGGTCATAAAAGAGTGAACACAATTGAGTTTATCTCTCATAGTTCTATGGTTTCTTGCTCATGTAAAATGTATGAAGCTAAGGGCATATTGTGCCGTCATATTTTAAGGGTGTTTGATTCGAAATATCTTACTAGTATACCAACCCAATATGTATTAAAGAGATGGACCAAAACGATCAAAGAAGTGATGCGTTTGAGTAGTGATTTAGATGATTCATCACCACAAGGAAATCTGAAGTCTGCTCAATCATTACGTCTCAGTCAATTGATGCATAAAGGAAATAGTCTTTTCAGCTTAGTGTCAATGAGTGATTGGGGTGCTCACGTTGTTAGTGAAAAATTATCAGAGGCAATGAAGTTGTTTGAAAAAGACATAAAAGCAAATAAAGCCTCGGATaaggttaaaaagaaaaatagcctCTCTAGTTCCGGTGTTCAAGATGATGATCAACATATATTGGATCCTCCAACCGTGAGAGCTAAAGGGGTAACCAACAAGAGATTGAAGAGTGCTTTGGAAAAATCGAAGAAAGTGGCAAAAGTTAGATACACCTTGCAAATGTCACCACCTAATACTATAGTTTCTGGTAATACTCATTCAATAAGGTACTTTATACTTTTTATTGTGAATATACTATATTATTATGTAATGAATATATGTACACTTGCAGAGCAACATAATCAAGAGACTATCAATGCTCCATCAAATATGACAACCTCATATCCATCGTTTCATGACTTTTATAATCAGGTTTGTATTGAAACTTATATTTGGGGTTATAAGTCATAATTTGTGTTATCATTCTAACATTTTGGCAGTAGACATCTTGGATAACACAACTTTAGCTCTTCAACTTCAAGAATTCTTAGAAAAATGCGTAGATGCTGGAAACATAGAGCTCATGGATTGAagatggatgaattgaagagacgatgtgggatttttttttctttttatttatatagtCTGGCTGCTTGACAATTAGTCAAAATAACCCTTAGATTCACCTTGGATATCAAGTTTTTTAACAGCTTATGTTTTGATCAAAGTTTTATTTCAAATAGTATTATCTATAGTTCTTAATTTGATCAAAGCAACTATtgtataaagaaagaaaagaaacttacaGATTATTGGTTGCTTTCCATGATAAAATTGGAGTGGGTGGagaactattttatttttaaagaaagaaagaaacgaaactgggaaagaaagaaaagggaggGAGTACTAAAACCCAAGACCTACGGCAAAACAAAGGGGAGGGAGTACTAAAACCAAAGACCTACGGCAAAACAAAGGGGAGGGAGTACTGAAACCCAAAACCTACGGCAAAACAAAGttttgtttggggggggggttgggaagaaaaaaaataggagggaaaaaaataaaaaaagaaacataacattaatatatataatattatatttaagACTTGTCACGTGACAAGTTTTGAGTGGATTGTAGTGTAACTCAGCGAAATCCAGTGGCAAACCAAGCCctacacaagtttttctccttagctaggggtgggcacgggctaGGCCAGGGTAACAGATTTCAATATAGGAACTGGACCTAACCTGGCCCAGTTGAAACGGGCCGAGTCCACaggtcatttttatttttatttttttgtgaaaaagaaaaaaaaaacctaaaattttctgttttgcacaaATTCACAGTTCACTCTGCACAAAATCCAAACATTACAAAATCCAATCCCTGCACAGATTCACATTGCACAAATTCACTCCCTCGACTCCACTCTTTTCAGACAGCTGCCAGAGAGCCTTATGTAGAACAATGTCAAAAGGGCCTTGATCCGAAGTAGTGACAATTGAGACTGCAACTTGGCCTGCAATCTAAAGGTGCATATTGATTTGCAAGGCCCCTAACTATGAATGTAGGTTCTGACTTCTGATATATAGCAGCAACATCAAAGAGGCCCCTTGACCCGCATCCAAATACCTCAAGAGTCAAGACTCATTGCACGGTTGCACCTACTACAAAGAGGCCCCTTGACCTTAACATATTGGTATAATGTAAAGGCTTGCCTCTCCTATCAC
Proteins encoded in this region:
- the LOC126630091 gene encoding protein FAR-RED IMPAIRED RESPONSE 1-like, with the translated sequence MKSTQRVESTNNVFHQMCTKTTSIIEFMLHYEKKLEDMRLTELFRCKQGMPRLKVVSGILCHAAEAYTNKIFNFFDIEYMSCLKVRLRDVRNEEGVTIYEATEEGHKRVNTIEFISHSSMVSCSCKMYEAKGILCRHILRVFDSKYLTSIPTQYVLKRWTKTIKEVMRLSSDLDDSSPQGNLKSAQSLRLSQLMHKGNSLFSLVSMSDWGAHVVSEKLSEAMKLFEKDIKANKASDKVKKKNSLSSSGVQDDDQHILDPPTVRAKGVTNKRLKSALEKSKKVAKVRYTLQMSPPNTIVSEQHNQETINAPSNMTTSYPSFHDFYNQVCIETYIWGYKS